One Phaseolus vulgaris cultivar G19833 chromosome 2, P. vulgaris v2.0, whole genome shotgun sequence DNA window includes the following coding sequences:
- the LOC137809109 gene encoding uncharacterized protein: MTVEARMPNHQSKPTLCFTSSDLEDMVSHEDDPVVISVVTVGRKVHRVLIDQGTSADVMFWSTFNNLQLSPDQLKSYDGCLFGFAGDQVEVRRYFELRTTFSDGTIARTINIRYIVVNASSAYNLLLERPFLNRLDAVSSTRHMKMKLPSLDGGVVTIKSDQKTARKCYESSLKSKRGKCC, encoded by the coding sequence ATGACTGTGGAGGCAAGGATGCCCAACCATCAATCAAAGCCCACTCTCTGTTTTACGAGCTCTGACCTAGAGGACATGGTTTCTCACGAGGATGATCCAGTGGTGATATCTGTTGTCACCGTGGGAAGGAAGGTACACCGAGTTCTCATTGATCAGGGAACCTCAgctgatgtgatgttctggtcaaCATTCAACAATTTGCAGTTATCTCCTGACCAGCTAAAGTCGTACGATGGTTGCTTGTTTGGCTTTGCAGGAGATCAAGTGGAAGTGCGGCGATACTTCGAGCTAAGGACGACATTTTCTGATGGCACCATAGCTCGGACAATTAACATTAGGTACATTGTGGTTAATGCCTCTTCAGCTTATAATTTGCTTTTGGAGAGACCTTTTTTGAATAGGTTGGATGCAGTGTCttcaacgaggcacatgaagatgaagttgccttcaCTTGATGGAGGAGTGGTCaccatcaagtctgatcagaagacggcgaggaaatgctacgaGAGTAGCTTGAAAAGTAAAAGGGGAAAATGCTGTtga
- the LOC137809110 gene encoding uncharacterized protein yields the protein MAKAKDEQEKLIVEARDEQVLRQDQLMAEIDASQANSEELRKANEELRKSLQQCDQRSTRERAVIAFKETHDEANRLAVICNKLNRVNRSGHISRTCKARRYLVPKGLAKWLPKERVYNKRLLAVEESIHVVFDETDFSVPKSVLDEPGMDDLRTILQKNQSSELDATNQNSVKESTVNAGLPKEWKTPRDLTLDNAQESKAEAEGQLAEALELQTDFYAREVALKVQVTSLQNIVEAYEKVQKDLKARCCEQTGAMERMEGEMASQTQAMGLLRADYDKLQIEVNRLRVEKEALEKQVASGDTIIGELEKDKKTLI from the exons ATGGCAAAAGCTAAAGATGAGCAGGAGAAGCTCATTGTGGAAGCCCGTGATGAGCAAGTGCTTAGGCAAGATCAACTGATGGCAGAGATAGATGCTTCGCAAGCAAACAGTGAGGAGTTGCGCAAGGCCAACGAGGAATTGCGTAAGAGTCTACAACAATGTGATCAACGCTCCACAAGGGAGCGAG CTGTAATTgcatttaaggaaacacatgatgaagcaaacagattAGCTGTAATTTGCAACaaattgaatagagtaaatagg TCTGGTCATATATCTAGAACGTGTAAAGCTAGAAGGtatcttgttcctaaaggattggccaaatggcttcctaaggaaag agtgtataacaaaagattgcttgcagtagaagaatctatacatgttgtatttgatgaaacagatttctCTGTACCCAAATctgttctggatgaacctggtatggatgatttaagaaccattttgcaaaagaatcaatctagtgagcttgatgcaactaatcaaaattctgtcaaagaatctactgtgaatgcaggattgcCTAAGGAATGGAAGACACCCAGGGATCTTACACTAGACAAT gcgcaagagtccaaagcagaagctGAGGGACAACTGGCCGAGGCGTTGGAGCTCCAGACTGACTTCTACGCCCGGGAAGTCGCCCTCAAAGTTCAGGTGACGAGCCTTCAAAACATAGTCGAAGCTTACGAaaaagttcaaaaggacttgaaggccCGCTGCTGTGAGCAAACTGGTGCAATGGAgcggatggaaggggaaatggCGTCCCAGACCcaagctatgggccttctccgggcggactacgacaaactgcaaaTCGAGGTCAACCGactccgcgtggagaaggaggctttggagaagcaggtggcttCCGGGGACACCATCATTGGAGAACTAGAGAAGGACAAGAAGACCCTCATctag